One genomic segment of Streptomyces sp. NBC_00239 includes these proteins:
- a CDS encoding urease subunit alpha, with protein sequence MSRPTKHSDHCLPGGSRHIDPQEYAAVFGPRAGDRVRLGDSGLTVRVESDAQKAGDEFLAGFGKTARDGLHLKAAAVRDTCDVVISNVLVIDAVLGIRKVSIGIREGRIHAIGRAGNPDTLDGVDVVVGTGTTIVSGEGLIATAGAVDTHVHLLSPRIMEASLAAGVTTIIGQEIGPVWGVGVNSPWALKHGFNAFDAWPVNIGFLARGSSSDAAPLVEALAEGGACGFKVHEDMGAHTRALDTALRVAEEHDVQVALHSDGLNECLSVEDTLRVLEGRTIHAFHIEGCGGGHVPNVLKMAGVPNVIGSSTNPTLPFGRDAIAEHYGMIVSVHALKTDLPGDAAMARDRIRAGTMGAEDVLHDLGAIGITSSDAQGMGRAGETIRRTFAMAAKMKAELGPLEGDGAGDDNARVLRYMAKLTINPAIAHGLAHEIGSIEVGKLADIVLWRPPFFGAKPQLVLKSGFPAYGVTGDPNAATDSCEPLVLGPLFGAHGAAPADLSVAFVSRAAAESGSFGRPHDTLGTRRRRVAVRGTRGIGPADMVHNARLGRVDVDPRSGLVTLDGDPMRSEPADEVSLSRLYFL encoded by the coding sequence ATGAGCAGACCCACCAAACACAGCGACCACTGTTTGCCCGGCGGCAGCCGGCACATCGACCCTCAGGAGTACGCGGCGGTGTTCGGTCCGCGTGCCGGTGACCGGGTGCGGCTCGGGGACTCGGGGCTGACCGTGCGGGTGGAGTCGGACGCGCAGAAGGCGGGTGACGAGTTCCTGGCGGGTTTCGGGAAGACGGCCCGGGACGGTCTGCACCTGAAGGCGGCGGCGGTCCGTGACACGTGTGACGTGGTGATCAGCAACGTTCTGGTGATCGATGCGGTGCTCGGCATCCGGAAGGTGTCGATCGGCATCCGTGAGGGCCGCATCCACGCGATCGGCCGGGCCGGCAACCCCGACACCCTCGACGGCGTCGACGTCGTCGTGGGCACGGGTACGACCATCGTCTCCGGCGAGGGCCTCATCGCCACCGCCGGAGCCGTGGACACCCACGTGCACCTGCTCTCCCCGCGCATCATGGAAGCCTCGCTGGCCGCAGGCGTCACCACGATCATCGGCCAGGAGATCGGGCCGGTCTGGGGCGTCGGGGTGAACTCACCGTGGGCGCTGAAGCACGGGTTCAACGCCTTCGACGCCTGGCCGGTCAACATCGGCTTCCTGGCGCGCGGTTCCTCGTCGGACGCCGCCCCGCTGGTCGAGGCCCTCGCCGAGGGTGGTGCCTGCGGCTTCAAGGTGCACGAGGACATGGGCGCCCACACGCGCGCCCTGGACACCGCGTTGCGGGTGGCCGAGGAGCACGACGTGCAGGTGGCGCTGCACTCGGACGGCCTCAACGAGTGCCTCTCCGTCGAGGACACCCTGCGGGTCCTGGAAGGCCGCACGATCCACGCGTTCCACATCGAGGGCTGTGGTGGCGGGCACGTGCCGAACGTGCTGAAGATGGCGGGCGTGCCGAACGTCATCGGCTCCTCCACCAACCCCACCCTGCCCTTCGGCCGCGACGCCATCGCGGAGCACTACGGCATGATCGTCTCCGTCCATGCGCTCAAGACGGACCTGCCGGGTGACGCGGCGATGGCCCGCGACCGGATCCGCGCCGGGACCATGGGCGCCGAAGACGTCCTGCACGACCTCGGGGCCATCGGCATCACCTCCTCCGACGCCCAGGGCATGGGCCGCGCCGGCGAGACCATCCGCCGCACCTTCGCCATGGCCGCCAAGATGAAGGCCGAACTCGGCCCGCTCGAAGGCGACGGCGCGGGCGACGACAACGCCCGCGTGCTGCGCTACATGGCCAAGCTGACCATCAACCCGGCCATCGCCCACGGCCTCGCCCACGAGATCGGCTCCATCGAGGTCGGCAAACTCGCCGACATCGTCCTGTGGCGCCCCCCGTTCTTCGGCGCCAAACCACAGCTCGTCCTCAAGTCCGGCTTCCCCGCGTACGGGGTCACCGGTGACCCGAACGCCGCCACCGACAGCTGCGAGCCCCTGGTGCTCGGGCCTCTGTTCGGCGCCCATGGAGCGGCACCGGCCGATCTCTCCGTGGCCTTCGTCAGCCGGGCCGCCGCCGAGTCCGGCTCCTTCGGAAGACCCCACGACACGCTGGGCACCCGGCGCCGGCGGGTGGCCGTCCGGGGAACCCGCGGCATCGGACCCGCCGACATGGTGCACAACGCCCGCCTGGGCCGGGTCGACGTCGACCCCCGCAGCGGTCTCGTCACCCTCGACGGTGATCCGATGCGCTCCGAACCCGCGGACGAGGTCTCGCTGAGCCGCCTGTACTTCCTGTGA
- a CDS encoding agmatine deiminase family protein yields MTAFRMPAEWSAHDGCLMAWPTRQDLWGSVLDEAKEEYADVARAIAGFEPVTMVAPPGHGEEARTRCGTDVTVIELPLDDSWFRDSAPLFVLDGDGNRAGVDFRFNAWGGKHHPFDADDRISSLLLEHLGVDRIASDMILEGGAITVDGEGTLITTEQCLLHPNRNPGLTRDEIEAELKTRLGVTKVIWLPYGGLLDTETDGHVDGVCAFAAPGTVVVSLPSDPDHPDYARMRANRAVLDASTDARGRRLEIIDVPQTAFADLAGGEIEVSYLNYYVANGGVVVPVAGMPQDDEALAVIASAHPGRKVVGVRALAIAFGGGGVHCITQQVPATRTTAAAG; encoded by the coding sequence ATGACTGCATTCCGTATGCCCGCCGAGTGGTCCGCGCACGACGGGTGCCTGATGGCCTGGCCCACCCGCCAGGACCTGTGGGGGAGCGTGCTGGACGAGGCCAAGGAGGAGTACGCCGACGTCGCCCGGGCCATCGCCGGATTCGAGCCCGTGACCATGGTCGCGCCGCCCGGCCACGGGGAGGAGGCCCGCACCCGCTGCGGCACCGACGTCACCGTGATCGAGCTGCCCCTCGACGACTCCTGGTTCCGGGATTCCGCCCCGCTGTTCGTCCTCGACGGCGACGGCAACCGCGCCGGCGTGGACTTCCGCTTCAACGCCTGGGGCGGCAAGCACCACCCCTTCGACGCCGACGACCGGATCAGCTCCCTGCTGCTGGAGCACCTCGGAGTCGACCGGATCGCCTCCGACATGATCCTCGAAGGCGGCGCGATCACCGTCGACGGCGAGGGCACGCTGATCACCACCGAGCAGTGCCTGCTGCACCCCAACCGCAACCCCGGCCTGACCCGTGACGAGATCGAGGCCGAACTGAAGACCCGGCTCGGGGTCACCAAGGTCATCTGGCTGCCCTACGGCGGTCTGCTCGACACCGAGACCGACGGCCACGTCGACGGGGTCTGCGCCTTCGCCGCGCCCGGCACGGTCGTCGTCTCGCTCCCCTCCGACCCGGACCACCCCGACTACGCCCGGATGCGCGCCAACCGCGCCGTGCTCGACGCCTCCACCGACGCCCGCGGCCGCCGGCTGGAGATCATCGACGTACCCCAGACGGCCTTCGCCGACCTCGCCGGCGGCGAGATCGAGGTGTCCTACCTGAACTACTACGTCGCCAACGGCGGCGTGGTCGTTCCGGTGGCCGGCATGCCCCAGGACGACGAGGCCCTCGCGGTGATCGCCTCGGCCCACCCCGGCCGCAAGGTCGTCGGCGTGCGCGCCCTCGCCATCGCCTTCGGCGGCGGCGGAGTCCACTGCATCACCCAGCAGGTCCCCGCCACGCGCACCACCGCGGCCGCCGGCTGA
- a CDS encoding ABC transporter substrate-binding protein, whose product MTTSPPRASRRPYRAGRRSAGLATAVLTSSALLAACAGPPKGDPGNVTDVHLSASTPTARGEIDSFTWAVYAEPPTLDYTVAFDYPQNTILSNVCESLMRWTPELTTEPGLAVKAANPDPTTWVYDLRSGVRFHDGGIMTADDVVYSLGRQMDPDNAAAWAQVFQNVAGVTKTGPLQVTVKLKKPDSQFPQYMATAAGVVASKAGIEAAGKDYGTAGSLACTGPFKLGTWNKGQSIELERFDGYRGEKAKSRKAVFRVLTDPSARTNALLSGEADGGYLIPTESYARLRGSGVGTLYFGEGLSTVNVNVTNMKGPLGDVRVRRALSLALDRSGFVKAGLGGAGTVTNSLTTRAAWAAAPENTLKVALDSLPRPDRDIEKAKALIKEAGATGRTLTVATSSIGQDVSLLATAVQAAGTQIGLDIRLKTIAPNAFTALFTDPKAREGIDMFPLTYYDSITDPLDLLTAFKTGAYLNFAGYSDKKYDALVDRATATYDRRARLAVEAELQKRAAEQLLWIPVAEWPTAMFLNKRITGAPTTISYMYHPWAAGVGAAQ is encoded by the coding sequence ATGACCACCTCCCCACCCCGCGCGAGCAGACGCCCCTACCGCGCCGGCCGCCGCAGCGCGGGCCTCGCCACCGCCGTTCTGACCTCTTCCGCCCTGCTCGCGGCCTGTGCGGGTCCGCCCAAGGGCGACCCCGGCAACGTCACCGACGTGCACCTCTCCGCGTCCACGCCCACCGCCCGCGGCGAGATCGACTCCTTCACCTGGGCCGTCTACGCCGAACCGCCCACCCTCGACTACACGGTGGCGTTCGACTACCCGCAGAACACGATCCTCTCCAACGTGTGCGAGAGCCTCATGCGCTGGACCCCGGAGCTGACCACCGAGCCCGGGCTGGCCGTCAAAGCCGCCAACCCCGACCCCACCACGTGGGTCTACGACCTGCGCTCCGGCGTCCGCTTCCACGACGGCGGCATCATGACCGCCGACGACGTGGTCTACAGCCTCGGCCGCCAGATGGACCCGGACAACGCCGCCGCCTGGGCCCAGGTCTTCCAGAACGTCGCCGGCGTGACCAAGACCGGCCCCCTCCAGGTCACCGTCAAGCTCAAGAAGCCCGACTCCCAGTTCCCCCAGTACATGGCGACCGCCGCCGGAGTGGTGGCCTCCAAGGCCGGCATCGAAGCGGCGGGCAAGGACTACGGCACCGCCGGCAGCCTCGCCTGCACCGGTCCCTTCAAACTCGGCACCTGGAACAAGGGCCAGTCGATCGAACTCGAACGCTTCGACGGCTACCGCGGCGAGAAGGCCAAGTCCAGGAAGGCCGTCTTCCGGGTCCTCACCGACCCCTCCGCCCGCACCAACGCCCTGCTCAGCGGAGAAGCCGACGGCGGTTACCTCATCCCCACCGAGAGCTACGCCCGGCTGCGCGGCAGCGGCGTCGGCACGCTGTACTTCGGCGAGGGCCTGAGCACGGTCAACGTCAACGTCACCAACATGAAGGGCCCGCTCGGCGACGTCCGCGTACGGCGCGCCCTGTCCCTGGCCCTCGACCGCTCCGGATTCGTCAAGGCCGGACTCGGCGGCGCCGGCACGGTCACGAACTCGCTCACCACCCGGGCCGCCTGGGCCGCCGCCCCCGAGAACACCCTGAAGGTCGCCCTCGACAGCCTGCCGCGCCCCGACCGGGACATCGAGAAGGCGAAGGCGCTGATCAAGGAGGCGGGTGCCACCGGCAGGACGCTGACCGTCGCCACCAGCTCCATCGGCCAGGACGTCTCCCTCCTCGCCACCGCGGTCCAGGCCGCCGGCACCCAGATCGGCCTGGACATCCGGCTCAAGACGATCGCCCCGAACGCCTTCACCGCGCTGTTCACCGATCCCAAGGCGCGCGAGGGCATCGACATGTTCCCGCTCACCTACTACGACTCGATCACCGATCCGCTGGACCTGCTCACGGCCTTCAAGACCGGCGCCTACCTGAACTTCGCCGGCTACAGCGACAAGAAGTACGACGCGCTGGTCGACCGGGCCACCGCGACGTACGACCGGCGGGCGCGGCTCGCCGTCGAGGCCGAACTCCAGAAGCGGGCCGCCGAACAGCTGCTGTGGATCCCGGTGGCCGAATGGCCCACCGCGATGTTCCTCAACAAGAGGATCACCGGCGCCCCCACGACCATCTCCTACATGTACCACCCGTGGGCCGCCGGCGTGGGGGCAGCCCAGTGA
- a CDS encoding ABC transporter permease, with product MNIARFAVRRVAEMAATLLGASFVVFGAMYLAPGSPAGFLLAGRSASPEALAAINARYHLDDPFLVRYLRWLGDVLQGDFGRSITYRTDVSRLLADRLPTTLLLITMALAVVVALGLLLGWIAAVRGGATDSAVLVTTTFAVGTPSFVAAVLLQGLFAVNLGWFPSSGAGDGFGDMVWHLTLPSIALALYLIGMLARVTRSAMAEALDSEHVTVARSRGVPERQVIRRHVFRNALGTVLTTGGLIVSTLLVCTILVETAFSIGGIGQLLELSTTTKDFPTVQAISLIIVALFMTVNLVVDLLLPLVDPRIALGSRRSSA from the coding sequence GTGAACATCGCCAGATTCGCCGTGCGACGGGTGGCGGAGATGGCCGCCACCCTCCTGGGCGCGTCGTTCGTGGTCTTCGGCGCGATGTACCTCGCGCCGGGCAGCCCCGCCGGCTTTCTGCTCGCCGGCCGCTCCGCCTCACCCGAAGCGCTCGCCGCGATCAACGCCCGGTACCACCTCGACGACCCCTTCCTCGTCCGGTACCTGCGCTGGCTCGGCGACGTGCTGCAGGGCGACTTCGGGCGCTCCATCACCTACCGCACCGACGTCTCGCGGCTGCTCGCCGACCGGCTCCCCACCACGCTGCTGCTGATCACGATGGCGCTGGCCGTGGTCGTCGCCCTCGGGCTGCTGCTCGGCTGGATCGCGGCGGTCCGCGGCGGCGCCACCGACTCCGCCGTCCTGGTCACCACCACGTTCGCCGTCGGCACCCCGTCCTTCGTCGCGGCCGTCCTGCTCCAGGGCCTGTTCGCCGTCAACCTCGGCTGGTTCCCCAGCAGCGGGGCCGGCGACGGCTTCGGGGACATGGTCTGGCACCTGACCCTCCCCTCGATCGCGCTGGCCCTGTACCTGATCGGCATGCTGGCCCGCGTCACCCGCTCCGCGATGGCCGAGGCCCTCGACAGCGAGCACGTCACGGTCGCCCGCAGCCGCGGCGTCCCCGAACGACAGGTCATCCGCCGCCACGTGTTCCGCAACGCCCTGGGAACCGTCCTGACCACCGGCGGTCTGATCGTCTCCACCCTGCTGGTCTGCACGATCCTCGTCGAGACCGCCTTCAGCATCGGCGGCATCGGACAACTCCTCGAACTGTCCACGACCACCAAGGACTTCCCCACGGTCCAGGCCATCTCCCTCATCATCGTCGCCCTGTTCATGACCGTGAACCTCGTCGTCGACCTGCTGCTGCCCCTGGTGGACCCGCGGATCGCCCTCGGTTCGAGGAGGTCCTCCGCATGA
- a CDS encoding ABC transporter permease, with product MTAVLTRRPGLARIRSPRSPLYVLCMGFVALVVAAALLAPWVVPYDPNVIDLGNALAGPSAGHPLGVDAAGRDTLSRLLLGARTSLLGPLGVVVFSTVAGVAIGTAAAWRGGWLDSVLSRSTELVFAFPGMLLAILIISVYGEGLTAPVIALAIAYLPYVSRLTRSLVLAERERPYVSAYQVQGHSAVQICLRHVLPNIAPVVLAQSTINFGYALMDLAGLSFLGLGVPALTPDWGRMVFDGQTAVQHGYPLSAILPCAFIVLTVVAFNVVGERWADRVARRDR from the coding sequence ATGACCGCCGTCCTGACGCGCCGGCCGGGCCTCGCCCGGATCCGGTCACCGAGGTCCCCGCTGTACGTGCTCTGCATGGGGTTCGTCGCCCTCGTGGTGGCGGCGGCACTCCTCGCCCCCTGGGTGGTGCCGTACGACCCCAACGTCATCGACCTGGGCAACGCACTCGCCGGACCCTCCGCCGGGCACCCGCTCGGCGTGGACGCGGCCGGCCGCGACACCCTCTCGCGGCTGCTGCTGGGCGCGCGCACCTCGCTCCTCGGCCCTCTGGGAGTCGTGGTCTTCTCCACCGTCGCCGGTGTCGCCATCGGCACGGCCGCCGCCTGGAGGGGCGGCTGGCTCGACTCGGTCCTGTCCCGCAGCACCGAGCTGGTCTTCGCCTTCCCCGGCATGCTGCTGGCCATCCTGATCATCTCGGTCTACGGCGAAGGCCTGACCGCACCGGTCATCGCCCTCGCCATCGCCTACCTGCCCTACGTCAGCCGCCTCACCCGCTCCCTGGTCCTTGCCGAGCGCGAACGCCCCTACGTCAGCGCGTACCAGGTCCAAGGCCACTCGGCGGTGCAGATCTGCCTGCGCCACGTCCTGCCCAACATCGCCCCCGTGGTCCTCGCCCAGTCCACCATCAACTTCGGCTACGCCCTGATGGACCTCGCCGGTCTCTCGTTCCTCGGGCTGGGCGTGCCGGCGCTCACCCCCGACTGGGGCCGCATGGTCTTCGACGGGCAGACCGCCGTCCAGCACGGCTACCCGCTGTCCGCGATCCTGCCCTGCGCCTTCATCGTGCTGACGGTGGTCGCCTTCAACGTGGTCGGGGAACGCTGGGCCGACCGCGTCGCCAGGAGAGACCGATGA
- a CDS encoding ABC transporter ATP-binding protein: protein MKPTGPASPTDPARPTDPTRTTADAYVLDVRGLRITLPGTARPVLDGVDLTVAPGETVALVGESGSGKTLTSRAALRLLPPGATAEGSVRVAGRDVLAMGADDLGALRTRTAAMVFQDPRAAVNPLRRIGDFLTESVRLARTASLSRPRATARAVELLEAVGLDASALQKYPGQVSGGMLQRVVIAAALMGDPVLLLADEPTTALDVTTQAEVIALLATLRERFGTGLLFVTHDLDLAAAISDRVCVMYAGRIVETGPAADLFAHPRHPYTAALLASTPRPAAPRGRLAAIDGRPPDLRQELHGCSFAARCPFATEICDRQAPQPLAAPGRPEHRAACHHTDRLEGSPADA from the coding sequence ATGAAACCGACCGGCCCCGCGAGCCCCACCGACCCGGCCCGCCCGACGGATCCGACGCGCACGACGGCGGATGCGTACGTGCTCGACGTCCGGGGACTCAGGATCACCCTGCCCGGCACCGCGCGCCCCGTCCTCGACGGCGTCGACCTCACCGTCGCGCCCGGCGAGACCGTCGCCCTCGTCGGCGAGTCCGGCTCCGGGAAGACCCTCACCTCCCGCGCCGCCCTACGGCTGCTCCCGCCCGGCGCCACGGCCGAGGGCTCCGTCCGGGTGGCCGGCCGGGACGTCCTGGCCATGGGCGCCGACGACCTGGGCGCCCTGCGCACCCGCACCGCGGCCATGGTCTTCCAGGACCCCCGCGCAGCCGTCAACCCGCTCCGCCGGATCGGGGACTTCCTCACCGAGAGCGTCAGGCTCGCCAGGACGGCGAGCCTGAGCCGGCCCCGGGCGACCGCCCGTGCCGTCGAACTCCTGGAAGCCGTGGGCCTGGACGCCTCGGCCCTCCAGAAGTACCCCGGCCAGGTCTCCGGCGGAATGCTCCAGCGGGTCGTGATCGCGGCGGCCCTCATGGGGGACCCCGTCCTCCTGCTGGCCGACGAGCCGACCACCGCCCTCGACGTCACCACCCAGGCCGAGGTCATCGCCCTGCTGGCCACGCTCCGCGAACGCTTCGGCACCGGCCTGCTCTTCGTCACCCACGACCTCGACCTCGCCGCCGCCATCAGCGACCGGGTCTGTGTCATGTACGCCGGGCGAATCGTCGAGACCGGCCCGGCCGCGGACCTGTTCGCGCACCCCCGCCACCCGTACACCGCCGCGCTGCTCGCCTCCACCCCCCGGCCGGCGGCGCCGCGGGGCCGGCTCGCCGCCATCGACGGCCGGCCGCCCGACCTGCGGCAGGAACTCCACGGCTGCTCCTTCGCCGCCCGCTGCCCGTTCGCCACGGAGATCTGCGACCGGCAGGCCCCGCAGCCGCTGGCCGCCCCGGGACGCCCGGAACACCGGGCCGCCTGCCACCACACCGACCGCCTCGAAGGGAGCCCGGCCGATGCCTGA
- a CDS encoding ABC transporter ATP-binding protein → MPEHVLEAVGLHRSYGTVRAVEDVSFVLPEGGSLGIVGESGSGKTTTARIVVGLERADSGEVLVRGKARPAHGRGRAQRLARAREVQMVFQDPYLSLDPRTSIEGVLRETLRLHFPGGDHDRRVRELLDQVGLGSRAAQARPRQLSGGQRQRVAIARALAVEPAVLVLDEAVAALDVSVQAQILNLLADIREETRIGYLFITHDLGVVRCVTDDVIVMREGRIVEAGATAEVLAAPRHPYTRLLMESVPRPGWDPASIAAARRAL, encoded by the coding sequence ATGCCTGAGCACGTACTGGAGGCCGTCGGCCTCCACCGCAGCTACGGGACCGTACGGGCCGTGGAAGACGTGTCGTTCGTCCTCCCCGAGGGCGGCTCCCTGGGCATCGTGGGCGAGTCCGGCTCCGGCAAGACCACCACCGCCCGGATCGTCGTCGGCCTGGAGCGGGCCGACTCCGGCGAGGTCCTCGTACGGGGCAAGGCCCGGCCGGCGCACGGGCGCGGTCGCGCACAGCGCCTGGCTCGGGCCCGCGAGGTCCAGATGGTCTTCCAGGACCCCTACCTCTCCCTCGACCCCAGGACCAGCATCGAAGGGGTCCTCCGCGAGACCCTGCGCCTGCACTTCCCCGGCGGGGACCACGACCGGCGCGTCCGCGAACTCCTCGACCAGGTCGGCCTCGGCAGCCGGGCGGCGCAGGCCCGGCCCCGCCAGCTCTCCGGCGGTCAGCGCCAGCGGGTCGCCATCGCGCGCGCCCTGGCCGTCGAGCCGGCCGTGCTCGTCCTCGACGAAGCCGTCGCGGCCCTCGACGTGTCGGTGCAGGCTCAGATCCTCAACCTGCTCGCCGACATCCGGGAGGAGACCCGGATCGGCTACCTGTTCATCACCCACGACCTGGGCGTGGTGCGCTGCGTCACGGACGACGTGATCGTCATGCGTGAGGGCCGGATCGTCGAGGCGGGCGCCACGGCGGAGGTGCTCGCCGCGCCCCGGCACCCGTACACGCGGCTCCTGATGGAGTCGGTGCCCCGTCCCGGCTGGGATCCCGCGTCGATCGCCGCCGCCCGCCGGGCCCTGTGA
- a CDS encoding TetR/AcrR family transcriptional regulator → MAASAKSSRDLGTAPARTVPARTVPAPAGPAPTGRPRVSAKGEQTRARLVAAARTLLAGEQSERFTTRNVAALCGVSHGMCHYHFKDRTDLVLAVVEDIRPEWISPLEQAVSAPGAFAERAERVLALLTEPESADLSHLHAALHWHALNDERVRESLEAEYRRWRACFVDLFRVLADERGEDVDARPLGEAVAAAVDGLAAAQSLDAEFDAGAVLRVLVRTLAAGA, encoded by the coding sequence ATGGCAGCATCCGCGAAGAGTTCCCGGGATCTCGGCACGGCCCCCGCCCGTACGGTCCCGGCCCGCACCGTCCCCGCCCCCGCGGGTCCCGCTCCCACGGGCCGGCCCCGCGTGTCGGCCAAGGGCGAGCAGACCCGGGCACGGCTCGTCGCGGCGGCCCGCACCCTGCTCGCGGGCGAGCAGAGCGAGCGCTTCACCACGCGCAACGTGGCCGCCCTGTGCGGGGTTTCGCACGGGATGTGCCACTACCACTTCAAGGACCGCACCGACCTCGTCCTGGCGGTCGTCGAGGACATCCGGCCCGAGTGGATTTCCCCCCTCGAACAGGCTGTGTCCGCGCCCGGCGCCTTCGCCGAGCGGGCCGAGCGGGTCCTCGCCCTACTGACGGAGCCCGAGAGCGCCGACCTCTCGCACCTGCACGCCGCGCTGCACTGGCACGCGCTGAACGACGAGCGCGTACGGGAGTCCCTGGAGGCGGAGTACCGGCGCTGGCGGGCTTGCTTCGTGGACCTGTTCCGGGTGCTGGCGGACGAACGCGGCGAGGACGTCGACGCCCGCCCGCTGGGCGAGGCGGTGGCCGCGGCCGTGGACGGACTGGCCGCCGCTCAGTCCCTCGACGCGGAGTTCGACGCGGGCGCGGTGCTGCGCGTGCTCGTGCGCACGCTCGCCGCCGGCGCCTGA
- a CDS encoding agmatine deiminase family protein, giving the protein MNDHAVSHPSGEGMGRRRFLTVAGLTAAGAALAAAEGRARAASRRSGAASAAGFSVPIEDVRHTRTWMAWPDSTSIWGGKLGGVQADIALIAKTIARYEPVVMCANSAGAAKARSMCGTSVTVITSIPVDDCWMRDSGPVFRTDGAGGLDAVGLNFNGWGNKQTHAKDALVAERIAAYAGVPFSRADLVGEGGAIEQDGAGTLMATRSSLVNRNRNPGMSQAQVESAMLAAYGASKVIWFDGVVGQDITDDHVDATSRFLAPGRALVQMPLASDNDVYAKDARKQYQVLSTATTASGTPMSVSRLQGPDYYKIRSANPDFLASYANYYLCNGALVTGQFGDTAADAAARSTLARLFPGRAIEQLNIDRLGTGGGGIHCVTQQQPVA; this is encoded by the coding sequence ATGAACGATCACGCTGTGAGTCATCCCTCGGGTGAGGGGATGGGCAGGCGGAGGTTCCTGACGGTCGCGGGACTGACCGCCGCGGGCGCCGCGCTGGCCGCGGCCGAAGGCCGTGCCCGGGCGGCGTCGCGGAGGAGCGGCGCCGCGTCGGCGGCCGGCTTCAGCGTCCCGATCGAGGACGTCCGGCACACCCGCACCTGGATGGCCTGGCCCGACAGCACCTCGATCTGGGGCGGCAAACTCGGCGGCGTGCAGGCGGACATCGCGCTGATCGCGAAGACCATCGCCCGCTACGAACCCGTCGTCATGTGCGCCAACTCCGCGGGCGCCGCCAAGGCCCGCTCGATGTGCGGCACGTCCGTCACCGTCATCACCTCGATCCCGGTCGACGACTGCTGGATGCGCGACAGCGGACCGGTCTTCCGCACCGACGGCGCCGGCGGCCTCGACGCCGTCGGACTGAACTTCAACGGCTGGGGCAACAAGCAGACCCACGCCAAGGACGCCCTCGTCGCCGAGCGGATCGCCGCCTACGCGGGCGTGCCGTTCAGCCGCGCCGACCTGGTGGGCGAGGGCGGGGCCATCGAACAGGACGGCGCCGGCACCCTGATGGCCACCCGCAGCAGCCTCGTCAACCGCAACCGCAACCCCGGGATGTCGCAGGCACAGGTCGAGAGCGCGATGCTCGCCGCCTACGGCGCCTCCAAGGTCATCTGGTTCGACGGCGTCGTCGGTCAGGACATCACCGACGACCACGTCGACGCCACCTCGCGCTTCCTCGCCCCCGGCAGGGCGCTCGTCCAGATGCCCCTGGCCTCCGACAACGACGTCTACGCGAAGGACGCGCGCAAGCAGTACCAGGTCCTGTCCACCGCCACGACGGCGTCCGGCACCCCGATGTCCGTCTCCAGGCTCCAGGGCCCCGACTACTACAAGATCCGCTCCGCCAACCCGGACTTCCTCGCCTCCTACGCCAACTACTACCTGTGCAACGGCGCCCTCGTCACCGGGCAGTTCGGGGACACCGCCGCCGACGCCGCCGCCCGGTCCACTCTCGCCCGGCTCTTCCCCGGCCGCGCCATCGAACAGCTCAACATCGACCGCCTGGGCACCGGCGGCGGCGGTATCCACTGCGTCACCCAGCAGCAGCCGGTGGCGTGA